One genomic window of Rhinoderma darwinii isolate aRhiDar2 unplaced genomic scaffold, aRhiDar2.hap1 Scaffold_3903, whole genome shotgun sequence includes the following:
- the ZDHHC7 gene encoding palmitoyltransferase ZDHHC7 — MQASGHRFRDVEHHPLLNDSDGYSSSPSEAELADRLWFIRDGCGMVCAVITWMLVFYADFVVTFVMLLPSRDFWYSVINGTVFNCLAVLALTSHLRTMLTDPGAVPKGNATKEYMESLQLKPGEVIYKCPKCCSIKPERAHHCSICKRCIRKMDHHCPWVNNCVGEKNQRFFVLFTMYISLISLQALVLCGLQLFTCVRGQWTDCSSFSPPVTVILMIFLCLEGLLFLTFTAVMFGTQIHSICNDETEIERLKSEKPTWERRMRWDGMRSVFGGQPSFLWMNPFAGLQMRRFLRARKGGTEFSV; from the exons ATGCAGGCGTCAGGACATCGCTTCCGTGACGTGGAGCACCATCCTCTTCTCAACGACAGCGATGGCTACAGCTCCTCCCCCTCGGAGGCGGAGCTAGCAGACAGATTGTGGTTTATACGGGACGGCTGCGGCATGGTCTGCGCCGTGATAACATGGATGCTGGTCTTCTATGCAGACTTTGTGGTGACTTTTGTTATGCTGCTCCCCTCCAGAGACTTTTGGTACTCCGTTATTAATGGGACCGTGTTCAACTGCTTGGCGGTGCTGGCGCTGACCTCTCACCTGAGAACCATGCTGACCGACCCG GGAGCGGTGCCCAAAGGGAATGCTACAAAGGAATACATGGAGAGTTTGCAGCTGAAGCCCGGAGAGGTCATATACAAGTGTCCGAAGTGTTGCAGCATCAAACCAGAGCGTGCGCATCACTGCAG TATTTGTAAGAGATGTATCCGGAAGATGGATCACCACTGCCCGTGGGTCAACAACTGCGTGGGAGAGAAGAACCAGAGATTCTTTGTGCTCTTCACA ATGTACATCTCTCTGATCTCCCTCCAAGCTCTGGTTCTGTGCGGCCTCCAGCTCTTCACCTGTGTGCGGGGGCAGTGGACAG ACTGCAGCTCTTTCTCCCCTCCGGTCACGGTCATTCTCATGATCTTCCTCTGCCTGGAGGGTCTCCTCTTCCTCACGTTCACCGCTGTCATGTTCGGGACCCAAATTCACTCGATTTGCAACGATGAGACG GAAATTGAACGACTAAAGAGCGAGAAGCCGACCTGGGAGCGGCGGATGCGCTGGGACGGGATGAGATCCGTCTtcggggggcagccatctttcctGTGGATGAATCCCTTTGCCGGCCTCCAAATGAGACGTTTCCTGAGAGCGCGGAAAGGAGGCACCGAGTTCTCCGTCTGA